Proteins from one Chitinophaga oryzae genomic window:
- a CDS encoding DinB family protein: protein MRNVIQVVREALLTNFRELDNWFDKEPALLDFKPDRDQWSIREVLEHISLTNYFLLLIINKSTRRALDRKRNGHTVVVPADYQEKFSQIDVISSKSFGWVRPEHMEPTGLKDMQEVKALLKQQYAQCMYNLSLLKNGEGVLVFTNMSVNHLGKLDIYQYIYFLTKHIERHIRQMKRLEREYEESAVLI from the coding sequence ATGAGAAACGTTATTCAAGTTGTAAGAGAGGCTTTACTCACCAATTTCAGAGAATTGGACAATTGGTTTGACAAGGAACCGGCGTTGCTGGACTTCAAACCGGACCGCGATCAATGGAGTATACGGGAAGTGCTGGAACATATTTCCCTCACTAACTACTTCCTGTTACTGATCATCAACAAAAGTACCCGCAGGGCGCTTGACCGTAAAAGAAACGGCCATACCGTTGTTGTGCCGGCAGATTACCAGGAGAAATTCAGCCAGATCGATGTGATCAGCAGTAAGTCTTTCGGATGGGTAAGGCCGGAACACATGGAGCCTACAGGGCTTAAAGATATGCAGGAAGTAAAAGCGCTGCTGAAACAACAGTATGCGCAATGCATGTACAATCTGTCTTTGCTGAAGAATGGCGAAGGAGTGCTGGTATTCACCAACATGTCTGTAAACCATCTGGGCAAACTGGATATCTATCAGTACATCTATTTCCTGACCAAACATATAGAACGTCATATCCGCCAGATGAAAAGACTGGAGAGGGAATATGAAGAAAGCGCCGTTCTGATCTGA